The following coding sequences are from one Ammospiza nelsoni isolate bAmmNel1 chromosome 5, bAmmNel1.pri, whole genome shotgun sequence window:
- the ATP6V1E1 gene encoding V-type proton ATPase subunit E 1, translated as MALSDADVQKQIKHMMAFIEQEANEKAEEIDAKAEEEFNIEKGRLVQTQRLKIMEYYEKKEKQIEQQKKIQMSNLMNQARLKVLKARDDLIADLLNEAKQRLAKVVKDSARYQTLLDGLVLQGFYQLLEPRLVVRCRKQDLPMVKTAVHKSIPIYKNAIKRDVDVHIDQDSFLPEDIAGGVEIYNGDGKIKVSNTLESRLDLVAQQMMPEIRVALFGANANRKFLD; from the exons ATGGCGCTCAGCGATGCGGACGTGCAGAAGCAG ATCAAGCACATGATGGCTTTCATCGAGCAGGAAGCCAATGAAAAGGCTGAAGAAATAGATGCCAAG GCAGAAGAAGAATTCAACATTGAGAAGGGTCGCCTTGTTCAGACACAGAGGCTGAAAATCATGGAGTATTATGAAAAGAAGGAGAAGCAAATtgaacagcaaaagaaaat CCAGATGTCCAACCTGATGAATCAAGCAAGGCTGAAGGTCCTCAAGGCAAGGGATGACCTTATTGCA GATTTGCTGAATGAGGCCAAGCAGAGACTTGCCAAGGTGGTGAAAGATTCTGCCAGGTACCAGACACTGCTGGATGGACTAGTTCTACAG GGGTTCTACCAGCTGCTTGAGCCCAGATTAGTTGTTCGGTGCAGGAAGCAGGATCTCCCCATGGTTAAG ACTGCTGTACACAAGAGCATTCCCATCTACAAAAATGCCATAAAAAGGGATGTGGACGTTCATATTGACCAAGACAGCTTCCTGCCAGAAGATAT TGCTGGTGGTGTTGAAATCTACAACGGTGATGGCAAAATTAAAGTTTCCAATACCCTGGAAAGTCGGCTGGACCTTGTAGCCCAGCAG ATGATGCCAGAAATCAGAGTGGCTCTCTTTGGTGCTAATGCCAACAGGAAGTTTTTGGACTAA